In Stigmatopora nigra isolate UIUO_SnigA chromosome 18, RoL_Snig_1.1, whole genome shotgun sequence, one genomic interval encodes:
- the nbr1a gene encoding NBR1 autophagy cargo receptor a isoform X5 — MELPVTIKVNFRGNVKRFLSGDLDKLEWISVEDWIKASFGISHFQVKYFDEDSEEISINSQEEYEEAIKSAEKQGNHLRINVYKMKGRACGGGPLKTEVKELKGDLRPAPPYPSRVKTVDKSTQVTPERESVVAKDNKGAKAEDDPPPMWFRSYMEKFKDEVVKEVVERMCSDFSGQCCTHKSPAAPPPEASGSSGAAVMGPRPGPPANTIGPRPGPSTSSGSLGYTPNCSSCNKLTCEGAYKCSVCPSCILCEMCRHSHDPSHNLVRTKTPLSIPEHGMSGELRFLRRGDRTVRKAERQRLKAERRQLRAEVKEIKKKLRLEKRGLQWCGPSTSGRAVTLTNTASASTQAPALPPPPAASDTASGPAPAPAPDPQASSPEGPGVSHSSLLPTLAALFLDENLPDGTRLEPGTKFIKYWKMRNSGTIGWTPETKLLFMWGNLGLASEERRSVPVPLLLPGQVGVVSVTFLAPVMEGTYTSHWRLAHHGHQFGPRVWCSIVVEPGNGVNGLEQQQKRLVRSKECLAVDVCHNGFFMPYVDLLTAQDLLSFELMDINIVQELEKVPNNTPVDLTPCISPLPHDATGPEKVLTVQIKDDSEATGLRKHYEGKTGHPWEAAVPSEEHEEEISGAQFLCETVIRSLTLEEAPDHRPVRRNQEHCPRQVQVVLHGSKLALEPWPPSEKGEQEEHEVGGLTTTTTPEVVGDIPVADPHQDDEDEDAKDCKEEKVDDWDELSSQSSSSSSCDDFIIVLPDCFDMSRPLGESMYSSAMSQPDAVVTATLASPEPLQEEEDYTSDAGGASPPLQPEERERDDEEQSEDDEDDPAGDDMTPGALTIHSSVNQMLCASQTLDTATLTPEVVPPPPANYSPRSEALYLAEDACDAAEESNTERVHANVSSGLSRSAGSASSAFETYNPRPGNALQPRGQGGLTEGLVKGALSVAASAYKALFPGPNCPIQRGVDPAARQDPSLMAMLLEMGFRDRRLNQRLLRKHSYNLLHTVNELVQMAEDAPLGRAVQAPH, encoded by the exons ATGGAGCTCCCGGTTACCATCAAAGTCAATTTTCGAGGGAATGTCAAGAGATTTCTGTCGGGCGACCTGGACAAGCTGGAGTGGATCTCGGTGGAAGACTGG ATTAAAGCGTCGTTTGGAATCAGCCACTTCCAAGTCAAGTACTTTGATGAGGACAGCGAAGAG ATTTCCATCAACAGTCAAG AGGAATATGAAGAAGCAATCAAG AGTGCTGAAAAACAAGGCAACCACCTGAGGATAAATGTGTACAAGATGAAGGGACGAGCATGCGGCGGTGGGCCGCTCAAAACCGAAGTTAAGGAGCTCAAAGGCGACTTAAGACCTGCACCCCCCTATCCGTCGAGAGTCAAGACTGTGGACAAAAGCACGCAGGTCACCCCTGAGCGAGAATCT GTGGTTGCCAAGGACAACAAGGGAGCCAAAGCAGAAGATGACCCTCCTCCCATGTGGTTCAGATCCTACATGGAGAAG TTTAAAGATGAAGTGGTGAAGGAGGTGGTGGAGCGCATGTGCAGTGACTTCTCCGGCCAGTGTTGTACACACAAGTCTCCTGCAGCTCCGCCTCCCGAAGCCAGTGGTAGCAGTGGCGCTGCCGTCATGGGGCCGAGGCCAGGCCCCCCGGCCAACACTATCGGGCCCAGGCCGGGACCCTCCACCTCAAGCGGGTCTCTTGGTTATACACCAAATTGCAGCAGCTGCAACAAACTCACATGTGAAGGAGCCTACAAGTGCAG CGTTTGCCCATCCTGCATCCTATGTGAGATGTGCCGGCACAGCCACGACCCGAGCCACAATCTCGTGAGAACCAAGACCCCCCTGTCCATCCCCGAGCACGGCATGTCGGGAGAATTAAG GTTCCTGCGACGAGGAGACAGGACGGTGCGCAAGGCCGAACGACAGCGCCTCAAAGCGGAAAGGAGGCAGCTACGAGCCGAAGTGAAGGAAATCAAGAAGAAACTGAGACTGGAGAAACGGGGCTTGCAGTGGTGCGGGCCCTCTACCTCGGGCCGAGCCGTTACCCTGACTAACACGGCCTCCGCCTCCACCCAGGCCCCCGCCCTGCCACCCCCGCCCGCTGCCTCAGACACAGCCTCAGGTCCCGCCCCCGCCCCGGCCCCCGATCCCCAGGCCTCCAGTCCAGA GGGTCCCGGGGTCTCGCACTCCTCCTTGCTGCCCACTTTGGCCGCCTTGTTTCTGGATGAAAATCTGCCGGATGGCACTCGTCTGGAGCCCGGTACCAAGTTCATCAAATACTGGAAGATGAGGAACTCTGGCACTATCGGCTGGACCCCCGAGACTAAG TTGCTGTTCATGTGGGGCAACCTCGGCTTGGCGTCGGAGGAAAGGAGGTCCGTACCCGTGCCACTGCTGCTACCAGGCCAAGTTGGCGTAGTCAGCGTGACCTTTTTGGCACCCGTGATGGAGGGCACGTATACCTCGCATTGGCGACTAGCCCACCACGGCCATCAGTTTGGACCACGCGTGTGGTGCAGCATTGTGGTGGAGCCGGGCAATGGCGTCAATGGACTCGAGCAACAACAGAAGCGCCTG GTTCGCTCTAAGGAGTGTTTGGCGGTGGACGTTTGCCACAATGGCTTCTTCATGCCCTACGTAGACCTGTTAACAGCACAG gaCCTTTTGTCATTTGAGTTGATGGATATCAACATAGTGCAGGAGTTGGAGAAGGTTCCTAACAACACTCCAGTGG ATTTGACACCCTGCATCTCCCCTTTACCCCATGATGCAACAGGGCCCGAGAAGGTGCTCACTGTGCAGATCAAAGATGACTCTGAGGCTACAGGTCTTCGCAAACATTATG AAGGAAAAACTGGACACCCGTGGGAGGCAGCTGTCCCAAGTGAGGAGCATGAAGAGGAAATCAGTGGCGCTCAGTTCTTGTGCGAGACGGTCATCCGCTCACTTACCCTGGAGGAGGCCCCTGACCACAGGCCTGTGCGTAGGAATCAGGAGCATTGCCCCCGCCAGGTACAAG TGGTTTTACATGGTTCCAAACTGGCCCTGGAGCCGTGGCCCCCATCCGAAAAGGGCGAGCAGGAAGAACATGAGGTTGGCgggctaacaacaacaacaacaccag AAGTCGTTGGTGACATTCCGGTAGCTGATCCGCATCAGGATGACGAGGATGAAGATGCAAAAGATTGTAAGGAGGAGAAAGTGGATGACTGGGATGAG TTGAGCAGCCAGtcgtcctcatcctcctcttgcGACGACTTCATCATCGTCCTCCCCGACTGCTTCGACATGAGCCGTCCACTCGGAGAGTCAATGTACAGCTCGGCCATGTCTCAGCCGGATGCGGTCGTCACGGCAACACTGGCCAGCCCTGAACCgctgcaggaggaggaggactaCACATCGGACGCAGGAGGGGCGTCGCCACCCCTACAACCAGAAGAGAGGGAACGGGACGACGAAGAGCAATCGGAGGACGATGAGGATGACCCTGCAGGCGATGATATGACCCCAGGCGCCCTCACCATCCACTCCAGTGTCAACCAGATGCTGTGCGCCTCACAAACACTGGATACCGCCACCCTCACACCAGAAGTGGTACCCCCACCACCAGCAAACTACTCGCCCAG GTCTGAGGCTCTATATCTGGCAGAGGATGCATGTGATGCAGCAGAAGAGTCTAACACGGAAAGGGTCCACGCCAACG TTTCATCGGGTCTGTCTAGATCCGCAGGCTCAGCATCCAGTGCCTTTGAAACGTACAACCCCAGACCTGGCAACGCACTACAACCTAG GGGTCAAGGGGGTCTCACCGAGGGCCTGGTCAAGGGGGCCCTCTCAGTGGCAGCGTCCGCCTACAAGGCTCTGTTTCCTGGGCCAAACTGTCCCATCCAG CGTGGTGTGGACCCAGCAGCCCGCCAGGATCCCTCGCTAATGGCCATGCTGTTAGAGATGGGTTTCCGGGACCGGCGTCTCAACCAGCGTCTGCTGCGTAAACATAGCTACAACCTGCTGCACACCGTCAACGAGCTGGTACAGATGGCCGAGGACGCCCCGCTAGGACGTGCTGTCCAGGCTCCACACTGA
- the nbr1a gene encoding NBR1 autophagy cargo receptor a isoform X1 has product MELPVTIKVNFRGNVKRFLSGDLDKLEWISVEDWIKASFGISHFQVKYFDEDSEEISINSQEEYEEAIKSAEKQGNHLRINVYKMKGRACGGGPLKTEVKELKGDLRPAPPYPSRVKTVDKSTQVTPERESVRPQPQIEYSECKTTGATVLSGEVVAKDNKGAKAEDDPPPMWFRSYMEKFKDEVVKEVVERMCSDFSGQCCTHKSPAAPPPEASGSSGAAVMGPRPGPPANTIGPRPGPSTSSGSLGYTPNCSSCNKLTCEGAYKCSVCPSCILCEMCRHSHDPSHNLVRTKTPLSIPEHGMSGELRFLRRGDRTVRKAERQRLKAERRQLRAEVKEIKKKLRLEKRGLQWCGPSTSGRAVTLTNTASASTQAPALPPPPAASDTASGPAPAPAPDPQASSPEGPGVSHSSLLPTLAALFLDENLPDGTRLEPGTKFIKYWKMRNSGTIGWTPETKLLFMWGNLGLASEERRSVPVPLLLPGQVGVVSVTFLAPVMEGTYTSHWRLAHHGHQFGPRVWCSIVVEPGNGVNGLEQQQKRLVRSKECLAVDVCHNGFFMPYVDLLTAQDLLSFELMDINIVQELEKVPNNTPVDLTPCISPLPHDATGPEKVLTVQIKDDSEATGLRKHYEGKTGHPWEAAVPSEEHEEEISGAQFLCETVIRSLTLEEAPDHRPVRRNQEHCPRQVQVVLHGSKLALEPWPPSEKGEQEEHEVGGLTTTTTPEVVGDIPVADPHQDDEDEDAKDCKEEKVDDWDELSSQSSSSSSCDDFIIVLPDCFDMSRPLGESMYSSAMSQPDAVVTATLASPEPLQEEEDYTSDAGGASPPLQPEERERDDEEQSEDDEDDPAGDDMTPGALTIHSSVNQMLCASQTLDTATLTPEVVPPPPANYSPRSEALYLAEDACDAAEESNTERVHANVSSGLSRSAGSASSAFETYNPRPGNALQPRGQGGLTEGLVKGALSVAASAYKALFPGPNCPIQRGVDPAARQDPSLMAMLLEMGFRDRRLNQRLLRKHSYNLLHTVNELVQMAEDAPLGRAVQAPH; this is encoded by the exons ATGGAGCTCCCGGTTACCATCAAAGTCAATTTTCGAGGGAATGTCAAGAGATTTCTGTCGGGCGACCTGGACAAGCTGGAGTGGATCTCGGTGGAAGACTGG ATTAAAGCGTCGTTTGGAATCAGCCACTTCCAAGTCAAGTACTTTGATGAGGACAGCGAAGAG ATTTCCATCAACAGTCAAG AGGAATATGAAGAAGCAATCAAG AGTGCTGAAAAACAAGGCAACCACCTGAGGATAAATGTGTACAAGATGAAGGGACGAGCATGCGGCGGTGGGCCGCTCAAAACCGAAGTTAAGGAGCTCAAAGGCGACTTAAGACCTGCACCCCCCTATCCGTCGAGAGTCAAGACTGTGGACAAAAGCACGCAGGTCACCCCTGAGCGAGAATCT GTGCGGCCACAACCACAAATAGAATATTCGGAATGCAAAACTACAGGCGCGACTGTCCTTTCCGGAGAG GTGGTTGCCAAGGACAACAAGGGAGCCAAAGCAGAAGATGACCCTCCTCCCATGTGGTTCAGATCCTACATGGAGAAG TTTAAAGATGAAGTGGTGAAGGAGGTGGTGGAGCGCATGTGCAGTGACTTCTCCGGCCAGTGTTGTACACACAAGTCTCCTGCAGCTCCGCCTCCCGAAGCCAGTGGTAGCAGTGGCGCTGCCGTCATGGGGCCGAGGCCAGGCCCCCCGGCCAACACTATCGGGCCCAGGCCGGGACCCTCCACCTCAAGCGGGTCTCTTGGTTATACACCAAATTGCAGCAGCTGCAACAAACTCACATGTGAAGGAGCCTACAAGTGCAG CGTTTGCCCATCCTGCATCCTATGTGAGATGTGCCGGCACAGCCACGACCCGAGCCACAATCTCGTGAGAACCAAGACCCCCCTGTCCATCCCCGAGCACGGCATGTCGGGAGAATTAAG GTTCCTGCGACGAGGAGACAGGACGGTGCGCAAGGCCGAACGACAGCGCCTCAAAGCGGAAAGGAGGCAGCTACGAGCCGAAGTGAAGGAAATCAAGAAGAAACTGAGACTGGAGAAACGGGGCTTGCAGTGGTGCGGGCCCTCTACCTCGGGCCGAGCCGTTACCCTGACTAACACGGCCTCCGCCTCCACCCAGGCCCCCGCCCTGCCACCCCCGCCCGCTGCCTCAGACACAGCCTCAGGTCCCGCCCCCGCCCCGGCCCCCGATCCCCAGGCCTCCAGTCCAGA GGGTCCCGGGGTCTCGCACTCCTCCTTGCTGCCCACTTTGGCCGCCTTGTTTCTGGATGAAAATCTGCCGGATGGCACTCGTCTGGAGCCCGGTACCAAGTTCATCAAATACTGGAAGATGAGGAACTCTGGCACTATCGGCTGGACCCCCGAGACTAAG TTGCTGTTCATGTGGGGCAACCTCGGCTTGGCGTCGGAGGAAAGGAGGTCCGTACCCGTGCCACTGCTGCTACCAGGCCAAGTTGGCGTAGTCAGCGTGACCTTTTTGGCACCCGTGATGGAGGGCACGTATACCTCGCATTGGCGACTAGCCCACCACGGCCATCAGTTTGGACCACGCGTGTGGTGCAGCATTGTGGTGGAGCCGGGCAATGGCGTCAATGGACTCGAGCAACAACAGAAGCGCCTG GTTCGCTCTAAGGAGTGTTTGGCGGTGGACGTTTGCCACAATGGCTTCTTCATGCCCTACGTAGACCTGTTAACAGCACAG gaCCTTTTGTCATTTGAGTTGATGGATATCAACATAGTGCAGGAGTTGGAGAAGGTTCCTAACAACACTCCAGTGG ATTTGACACCCTGCATCTCCCCTTTACCCCATGATGCAACAGGGCCCGAGAAGGTGCTCACTGTGCAGATCAAAGATGACTCTGAGGCTACAGGTCTTCGCAAACATTATG AAGGAAAAACTGGACACCCGTGGGAGGCAGCTGTCCCAAGTGAGGAGCATGAAGAGGAAATCAGTGGCGCTCAGTTCTTGTGCGAGACGGTCATCCGCTCACTTACCCTGGAGGAGGCCCCTGACCACAGGCCTGTGCGTAGGAATCAGGAGCATTGCCCCCGCCAGGTACAAG TGGTTTTACATGGTTCCAAACTGGCCCTGGAGCCGTGGCCCCCATCCGAAAAGGGCGAGCAGGAAGAACATGAGGTTGGCgggctaacaacaacaacaacaccag AAGTCGTTGGTGACATTCCGGTAGCTGATCCGCATCAGGATGACGAGGATGAAGATGCAAAAGATTGTAAGGAGGAGAAAGTGGATGACTGGGATGAG TTGAGCAGCCAGtcgtcctcatcctcctcttgcGACGACTTCATCATCGTCCTCCCCGACTGCTTCGACATGAGCCGTCCACTCGGAGAGTCAATGTACAGCTCGGCCATGTCTCAGCCGGATGCGGTCGTCACGGCAACACTGGCCAGCCCTGAACCgctgcaggaggaggaggactaCACATCGGACGCAGGAGGGGCGTCGCCACCCCTACAACCAGAAGAGAGGGAACGGGACGACGAAGAGCAATCGGAGGACGATGAGGATGACCCTGCAGGCGATGATATGACCCCAGGCGCCCTCACCATCCACTCCAGTGTCAACCAGATGCTGTGCGCCTCACAAACACTGGATACCGCCACCCTCACACCAGAAGTGGTACCCCCACCACCAGCAAACTACTCGCCCAG GTCTGAGGCTCTATATCTGGCAGAGGATGCATGTGATGCAGCAGAAGAGTCTAACACGGAAAGGGTCCACGCCAACG TTTCATCGGGTCTGTCTAGATCCGCAGGCTCAGCATCCAGTGCCTTTGAAACGTACAACCCCAGACCTGGCAACGCACTACAACCTAG GGGTCAAGGGGGTCTCACCGAGGGCCTGGTCAAGGGGGCCCTCTCAGTGGCAGCGTCCGCCTACAAGGCTCTGTTTCCTGGGCCAAACTGTCCCATCCAG CGTGGTGTGGACCCAGCAGCCCGCCAGGATCCCTCGCTAATGGCCATGCTGTTAGAGATGGGTTTCCGGGACCGGCGTCTCAACCAGCGTCTGCTGCGTAAACATAGCTACAACCTGCTGCACACCGTCAACGAGCTGGTACAGATGGCCGAGGACGCCCCGCTAGGACGTGCTGTCCAGGCTCCACACTGA
- the nbr1a gene encoding NBR1 autophagy cargo receptor a isoform X4: MELPVTIKVNFRGNVKRFLSGDLDKLEWISVEDWIKASFGISHFQVKYFDEDSEEISINSQEEYEEAIKSAEKQGNHLRINVYKMKGRACGGGPLKTEVKELKGDLRPAPPYPSRVKTVDKSTQVTPERESVRPQPQIEYSECKTTGATVLSGEVVAKDNKGAKAEDDPPPMWFRSYMEKFKDEVVKEVVERMCSDFSGQCCTHKSPAAPPPEASGSSGAAVMGPRPGPPANTIGPRPGPSTSSGSLGYTPNCSSCNKLTCEGAYKCSVCPSCILCEMCRHSHDPSHNLVRTKTPLSIPEHGMSGELRFLRRGDRTVRKAERQRLKAERRQLRAEVKEIKKKLRLEKRGLQWCGPSTSGRAVTLTNTASASTQAPALPPPPAASDTASGPAPAPAPDPQASSPEGPGVSHSSLLPTLAALFLDENLPDGTRLEPGTKFIKYWKMRNSGTIGWTPETKLLFMWGNLGLASEERRSVPVPLLLPGQVGVVSVTFLAPVMEGTYTSHWRLAHHGHQFGPRVWCSIVVEPGNGVNGLEQQQKRLVRSKECLAVDVCHNGFFMPYVDLLTAQDLLSFELMDINIVQELEKVPNNTPVGPEKVLTVQIKDDSEATGLRKHYGKTGHPWEAAVPSEEHEEEISGAQFLCETVIRSLTLEEAPDHRPVRRNQEHCPRQVQVVLHGSKLALEPWPPSEKGEQEEHEVGGLTTTTTPEVVGDIPVADPHQDDEDEDAKDCKEEKVDDWDELSSQSSSSSSCDDFIIVLPDCFDMSRPLGESMYSSAMSQPDAVVTATLASPEPLQEEEDYTSDAGGASPPLQPEERERDDEEQSEDDEDDPAGDDMTPGALTIHSSVNQMLCASQTLDTATLTPEVVPPPPANYSPRSEALYLAEDACDAAEESNTERVHANVSSGLSRSAGSASSAFETYNPRPGNALQPRGQGGLTEGLVKGALSVAASAYKALFPGPNCPIQRGVDPAARQDPSLMAMLLEMGFRDRRLNQRLLRKHSYNLLHTVNELVQMAEDAPLGRAVQAPH; encoded by the exons ATGGAGCTCCCGGTTACCATCAAAGTCAATTTTCGAGGGAATGTCAAGAGATTTCTGTCGGGCGACCTGGACAAGCTGGAGTGGATCTCGGTGGAAGACTGG ATTAAAGCGTCGTTTGGAATCAGCCACTTCCAAGTCAAGTACTTTGATGAGGACAGCGAAGAG ATTTCCATCAACAGTCAAG AGGAATATGAAGAAGCAATCAAG AGTGCTGAAAAACAAGGCAACCACCTGAGGATAAATGTGTACAAGATGAAGGGACGAGCATGCGGCGGTGGGCCGCTCAAAACCGAAGTTAAGGAGCTCAAAGGCGACTTAAGACCTGCACCCCCCTATCCGTCGAGAGTCAAGACTGTGGACAAAAGCACGCAGGTCACCCCTGAGCGAGAATCT GTGCGGCCACAACCACAAATAGAATATTCGGAATGCAAAACTACAGGCGCGACTGTCCTTTCCGGAGAG GTGGTTGCCAAGGACAACAAGGGAGCCAAAGCAGAAGATGACCCTCCTCCCATGTGGTTCAGATCCTACATGGAGAAG TTTAAAGATGAAGTGGTGAAGGAGGTGGTGGAGCGCATGTGCAGTGACTTCTCCGGCCAGTGTTGTACACACAAGTCTCCTGCAGCTCCGCCTCCCGAAGCCAGTGGTAGCAGTGGCGCTGCCGTCATGGGGCCGAGGCCAGGCCCCCCGGCCAACACTATCGGGCCCAGGCCGGGACCCTCCACCTCAAGCGGGTCTCTTGGTTATACACCAAATTGCAGCAGCTGCAACAAACTCACATGTGAAGGAGCCTACAAGTGCAG CGTTTGCCCATCCTGCATCCTATGTGAGATGTGCCGGCACAGCCACGACCCGAGCCACAATCTCGTGAGAACCAAGACCCCCCTGTCCATCCCCGAGCACGGCATGTCGGGAGAATTAAG GTTCCTGCGACGAGGAGACAGGACGGTGCGCAAGGCCGAACGACAGCGCCTCAAAGCGGAAAGGAGGCAGCTACGAGCCGAAGTGAAGGAAATCAAGAAGAAACTGAGACTGGAGAAACGGGGCTTGCAGTGGTGCGGGCCCTCTACCTCGGGCCGAGCCGTTACCCTGACTAACACGGCCTCCGCCTCCACCCAGGCCCCCGCCCTGCCACCCCCGCCCGCTGCCTCAGACACAGCCTCAGGTCCCGCCCCCGCCCCGGCCCCCGATCCCCAGGCCTCCAGTCCAGA GGGTCCCGGGGTCTCGCACTCCTCCTTGCTGCCCACTTTGGCCGCCTTGTTTCTGGATGAAAATCTGCCGGATGGCACTCGTCTGGAGCCCGGTACCAAGTTCATCAAATACTGGAAGATGAGGAACTCTGGCACTATCGGCTGGACCCCCGAGACTAAG TTGCTGTTCATGTGGGGCAACCTCGGCTTGGCGTCGGAGGAAAGGAGGTCCGTACCCGTGCCACTGCTGCTACCAGGCCAAGTTGGCGTAGTCAGCGTGACCTTTTTGGCACCCGTGATGGAGGGCACGTATACCTCGCATTGGCGACTAGCCCACCACGGCCATCAGTTTGGACCACGCGTGTGGTGCAGCATTGTGGTGGAGCCGGGCAATGGCGTCAATGGACTCGAGCAACAACAGAAGCGCCTG GTTCGCTCTAAGGAGTGTTTGGCGGTGGACGTTTGCCACAATGGCTTCTTCATGCCCTACGTAGACCTGTTAACAGCACAG gaCCTTTTGTCATTTGAGTTGATGGATATCAACATAGTGCAGGAGTTGGAGAAGGTTCCTAACAACACTCCAGTGG GGCCCGAGAAGGTGCTCACTGTGCAGATCAAAGATGACTCTGAGGCTACAGGTCTTCGCAAACATTATG GAAAAACTGGACACCCGTGGGAGGCAGCTGTCCCAAGTGAGGAGCATGAAGAGGAAATCAGTGGCGCTCAGTTCTTGTGCGAGACGGTCATCCGCTCACTTACCCTGGAGGAGGCCCCTGACCACAGGCCTGTGCGTAGGAATCAGGAGCATTGCCCCCGCCAGGTACAAG TGGTTTTACATGGTTCCAAACTGGCCCTGGAGCCGTGGCCCCCATCCGAAAAGGGCGAGCAGGAAGAACATGAGGTTGGCgggctaacaacaacaacaacaccag AAGTCGTTGGTGACATTCCGGTAGCTGATCCGCATCAGGATGACGAGGATGAAGATGCAAAAGATTGTAAGGAGGAGAAAGTGGATGACTGGGATGAG TTGAGCAGCCAGtcgtcctcatcctcctcttgcGACGACTTCATCATCGTCCTCCCCGACTGCTTCGACATGAGCCGTCCACTCGGAGAGTCAATGTACAGCTCGGCCATGTCTCAGCCGGATGCGGTCGTCACGGCAACACTGGCCAGCCCTGAACCgctgcaggaggaggaggactaCACATCGGACGCAGGAGGGGCGTCGCCACCCCTACAACCAGAAGAGAGGGAACGGGACGACGAAGAGCAATCGGAGGACGATGAGGATGACCCTGCAGGCGATGATATGACCCCAGGCGCCCTCACCATCCACTCCAGTGTCAACCAGATGCTGTGCGCCTCACAAACACTGGATACCGCCACCCTCACACCAGAAGTGGTACCCCCACCACCAGCAAACTACTCGCCCAG GTCTGAGGCTCTATATCTGGCAGAGGATGCATGTGATGCAGCAGAAGAGTCTAACACGGAAAGGGTCCACGCCAACG TTTCATCGGGTCTGTCTAGATCCGCAGGCTCAGCATCCAGTGCCTTTGAAACGTACAACCCCAGACCTGGCAACGCACTACAACCTAG GGGTCAAGGGGGTCTCACCGAGGGCCTGGTCAAGGGGGCCCTCTCAGTGGCAGCGTCCGCCTACAAGGCTCTGTTTCCTGGGCCAAACTGTCCCATCCAG CGTGGTGTGGACCCAGCAGCCCGCCAGGATCCCTCGCTAATGGCCATGCTGTTAGAGATGGGTTTCCGGGACCGGCGTCTCAACCAGCGTCTGCTGCGTAAACATAGCTACAACCTGCTGCACACCGTCAACGAGCTGGTACAGATGGCCGAGGACGCCCCGCTAGGACGTGCTGTCCAGGCTCCACACTGA